The uncultured Tateyamaria sp. region ACACCGATGGCACACCCGTGGACAACATGGTCGGCATCTCGCACCGCCAGGCGGGGCTGGACATGGCCAAGGCGATCCTCAAGCAGGGGTATTCCCGGATCGGGTTCATGGGCACATCGATGCCGCGCGATCACCGCGCCCGCAAGCGGTTCGAAGGTCTGACAGAGGGCCTGGCCAAGGCCGGGATCGAGATTGAGGCCCGCGACTTTTATGAAGGCGGGTCGGCCCTGGCCAAGGGGCGCGAGATGACCAAAACGATGCTTGACGCGAACCCCGAACTGGATTTCCTGTATTATTCCAATGATATGATCGGTGCCGGTGGCCTGCTTTACCTGCTGGACGAAGGGATCGATGTGCCCGGCCAAATCGGGCTGGCGGGGTTCAACGGGGTTGAATTGTTGCAAGGGTTGCCCCGCCAACTGGCCACGACAGATGCCTGTCGGTTAGAGATCGGGCGCGCAGCGGCAGAGATTATTCGCGATCGCAACGCCGACGGCGCAGATCCGGACCCCAGGCACATCACGCTCAAGCCCACCATTTCCTATGGCGACACATTGCGCCGCGCCCTGCGGACGTGACGCCCTTTGCCCTGACGAACACGCAAGCGCGGCGCGTTTTTCTGGACCGGCACGCCCTGTCAGACACGCCCGCCGGCCCCGCCCGTGGCGCAGCCCTGCTGGATCTGATCACGCGCCTTGGCTTTGTGCAGCTTGACAGTATCAACACCGTTGCCCGCGCCCACGATCTGATCCTGTTTGCCCGCAAACCCCAGTACCGCCCCAAGAACCTGCGCACTCTCTATGAACGGGACCGGGCGCTGTTTGAACATTGGACGCATGATGCCGCGGTGATCCCGAACGCGTTCTACCCCTATTGGCATTTGCGCCGTGAACGGGATGCCGCGCGATTGCGCGACAAGTGGAGCGCGTGGCGCCGCGAGGGGTTCGAGGACAAGTTTCAGCCTGTCCTGGACCGTATTCGCGAACAGGGTCCGTGCTGCTCGGGCGATGTGGGCGAGGGGGAAACACGCGGGTCCGGCGGCTGGTGGGACTGGCATCCGTCCAAGACTGCGCTGGAATACCTTTGGCGCAGCGGCGCGCTGCAGGTGGTCAGGCGGGAAGGTTTTCAGAAATACTATGACCTGACCGAACGGGTGATGGACGCCCGCACCATCGGCAATGCGCCGGATACCGAAGAAACCATCGATTGGTGCTGCCGTGCGGCGCTGGACCGGCTGGGCTTTGCCACCCATGGTGAACTGTCTGCGTTCTGGGATCACATCAGCCCGGCCGAAGCGAAGGACTGGTGCACACGGGCCCTTGCCGCGGGACGCATCGTGCACGTGACGGTTGCAGGTGCGGATGGCGTCGCCCGCCCTGCCTTTGCCTGGCCGTCGCTGCCCGATGACCCCGCGTTGGACTGCCCGCCCACCGCGCGGCTGCGCGTGCTCAGCCCGTTCGATCCGGCCTTGCGCGACCGCAAACGGGCCGAGCGGTTGTTCGGGTTCGCCTACCGGATCGAGATTTTCGTCCCGGAACCCAAGCGCACCTATGGCTACTATGTATTCCCGCTGATGGAAGGCGACCGGCTGGTGGGCCGCGTCGATATGAAAGCACATCGCGCCGATGATGTTCTGCGTATCCGCGCCCTGTGGCCCGAGCGTAAAGTGCGGTGGGGCAAGGGCCGGCAGGCCGCGTTCGAGAGTGAGCTGGACCGGATCGTCAGGCTGGCCGGTGTCTCTGCCTTCACCTTCGAAGATGGCTGGTTGCGGGACGCGCTTTAGCGTTGCGCCCGCAATCAAAGCGCTTACCCTGCGCCGCATGAATGACGTCACCGCATACACGCCCAAGGTCAGGTCGGTTGGCCTGGACGGTGTGCTTGTGACCTTTGGCGACAGCGCAACAGACGCCGCAAACAGGGCCGCCATTGCCTTTCGCGACGCCGTAGACGCGCAGGGTTGGACAGAGGTCAGCGAAAGTAGCAGCACGTTGGTGTCGGCGTTCTTTCGGGTGGACCTGTCCGCATATCGGTTCGACTCCCTCGCACACCGGTTGGAGGAGGTTCTGAACACGAAGGACTGGTTTGACGCAGGCTTGCCCGAGGGCAGGACCCTTTGGACAATACCCGCTGTTTTCGGATCGGACCGCGCCCCGCAATTTGCGGAAGCCGCAGATGCCGCGGGGCTGAGCGAAGCAGAGGCCTTGCGCGACATGACGTCAACGCGGCTGCGGGTGCTGACGCTGGGGTTTGCGCCCGGGCAGCCCTATCTGGGCACGCTGGGCGAGGCCTGGAACATCCCACGGCAGAAAGAACTGACGCCGAATGTCCCGGCTGGTGCACTGGTCGCGGCGGTGCGCCAGATTTGCCTTTTTGCCAAGGATACCCCGACAGGATGGCGACATGTCGGGCAATCGGCCTTTGCCTGTTTCTGTCCCAGCGGGGACACGCCTTTTCCGCTGGCACCGGGGGACGAGGTGCAATTTGCCGATGTTTCGGCAGTTGAACTGGCCCGGATCGAGGCAACCGTGACCGATGGCACAGGCGGTGCAACGCGGGACATCATCGGATGACGGCGCTGGTGGTTCATCAGGTTGGACCCGGCGTTGCCGTGCAGGATCTGGGCCGTGAGGGTTTTCTCGCCAAAGGATTGACACGTGGCGGTGCAGCGGACCGGTTGGCCGTACACGAAGGCGCCGCATTGCTCAAGCAATCCAAGGACTTGGCTGTTCTCGAGATGGTTGGCACAGGCGGGTCGTTCGCGGCGACAGAGGATGTACGCATCGCCCTGTCCGGTGCGGAAATGACCGCGCAGATCGATGGCGCGGCCGTGGCCTGGAACGCCAGTCACATGGTCCCCGCGGGGGCGACGCTGGTCATCGGGCCAACGCGCGTTGGCACCTATGGTTACCTGCATGTCGGTGGCGGTTTTGCCACTGAACCCATGCTTGGATCCCGCGCGACGCATCAATCCTGCGGGTTGGGGGCGCTTGTCGCAGCCGGGGAACACTTGCCAATCGGCGACGATCAGCGGCGCGATGTCGGCCTGACATTGCCCCGCGACACCCGGTTTGGCGGCGGCACAGTGCGCATTGTCCCCAGCATGCAAACTGCTGATTTTCCTGATGAAACACGCGCGCGCTTTGAGGCGACGACGTTTCGCAGGGACCCGCGTGCCAACCGTCAGGGCATCCGTCTCGACAGTGATGGCGCAGGGTTTGCCAGCCCAAGTGCGCTTGGCATTGTGAGCGAGGTCATCGTTCCGGGCGACATCCAGATCACCGGCGATGGCACGCCGTTTGTCCTGATGGCCGAAAGCCAGACAACCGGGGGCTACCCCCGTATCGGAACGGTTCTGCCTTGCGATCTGCCGCGCGTCGCCCAGGCGCCCGCTGGCGCGTCCTTGCAATTCCAGTTCGTCGAACTGGAGGACGGCGCGGCCATCGAGGCGCGGGCGCGGGCCGCCTGGGCCGCGCTGCCCAAGGCCGTGACCCCGCTTGTGCGCGACCCGGCTGACATGCAGGATTTGCTGAGTTATCAATTGGTTGGCGGCGTCGTGTCTGCAACCGATGCGCTGTTGGATGAAGGATAAAAACATGCAAGTCGATCTGAACGCCGATATGGGCGAAAGCTTTGGTCCCTGGACAATGGGCGATGATGCCGCCCTGTTGAACACGGTGACGTCGGCCAACATCGCCTGCGGGGCGCATGCCGGGGACCCGGATGTGATGGCCGCGACGATGGGGATTGCCCTGGAGAAGGGGGTTGGCATCGGATCGCATCCCGGCTTTGCCGACATTCAGGGGTTCGGGCGGCGGCGCATTGATATGCCATTGAAATCGCTTCAGAATTCGATCCGCTGTCAGGTGGGTGCGACGCTTGGCATGGCCAATGCGCTGGGGGCGACGGTCCGTCACATCAAGCTGCATGGCGCGCTTGGCAACATGACGTCGGAGAATGAAGACATGGCGCGGGGCTGTTACGAGGCGGCGCTGTCGGCGCATCCGGATGCGATCATCATGGTGCTTGCCGCCACAGCGCAGGAGCGCGCGGCGCGCAGCCTTGGGGCGCGGTTTGCGTGCGAGATTTTTGCAGACCGGGCATATAATGACGATGCCACGCTGGTGGACCGTCGCAAGCCCGGGGCCATCATCCATGATGCTGAAATTGCAGGAAAAAGAATGGTCGAGATGGTGAAGGCGCAGGCCATCATCACCGACAGTGGCACGCGGATCGAGACACCGATCGACACGATCTGCTGTCATGGGGACACGCCGGAAGCGGTGGACATCGCCGCCTCGGTCCGGAGGACGCTGGAGGCTGAGGGGATCGCCGTCAAGGCGTTTGAGGGGCGGACGGGGTAGCGTACGCGCAACGGTTCATCCGATTTCGGCGCGCGGGACCGCAAAAGCCGGGTTAACGCCATAAAAACAACGCGAATCCGCGATGCACAACCCGTACACAACCTGTGCACAGGGCGTGCACCGACGGTACACCGGAACGTGGGTTAACGCAGCGCGCGGTCGGATGTGTTAATCATCGGTTAACGGCGGGCGGTGCGCAGTGAATGCGCACCCTACACCAGTTCGGCGTCCGTCATGATCTCGACCAGGGCGGGGCCATCGACGGCCAGCGCTTTCTGCAACGCCGCTTCGATGGCGTCGGACGACACCACCTTTTCGCCATGCGCGCCACAGATCTTGGCAAAGGCCGCGAAGGACGGGTTGTGCAGGGACGTTTCCCATACCGGCCATTCACCGGATTTCTGTTCCTTGGTGATCTTGCCCAGCTCGCCGTTGTGCAGCAGCACGTGGGTGATATCCATGCCGTATTTCACAGCGGTCGTCAGTTCCATGGCGTATTGACCAAAGCCACCGTCGCCGGAGATCGAGATGATCTTGCGCCCTTTCAACCACTCGAAATCCTGTGTGGCCGCCCATGCACCCATCGCGGCGGGAAAGCCGAAGCCGATGGAGCCGAGATAGCCGGACATGAGAACGCGCTGGCCCTTCGTCTCGAAGTACCGCCCGAAGGAATAGGTATTGTTGCCCACGTCCACGGCGATGATCGCATCCTCGGGCGCCACGCGGCTGAGTGCGTCGAAGATGGCGAAGGCGTGGATGCCCTTGGCTGTTTCCTCTTCCATCCTGCTGCGTTTTTCCTTGCGCCAGATGTCCCAGC contains the following coding sequences:
- a CDS encoding crosslink repair DNA glycosylase YcaQ family protein, with the protein product MTPFALTNTQARRVFLDRHALSDTPAGPARGAALLDLITRLGFVQLDSINTVARAHDLILFARKPQYRPKNLRTLYERDRALFEHWTHDAAVIPNAFYPYWHLRRERDAARLRDKWSAWRREGFEDKFQPVLDRIREQGPCCSGDVGEGETRGSGGWWDWHPSKTALEYLWRSGALQVVRREGFQKYYDLTERVMDARTIGNAPDTEETIDWCCRAALDRLGFATHGELSAFWDHISPAEAKDWCTRALAAGRIVHVTVAGADGVARPAFAWPSLPDDPALDCPPTARLRVLSPFDPALRDRKRAERLFGFAYRIEIFVPEPKRTYGYYVFPLMEGDRLVGRVDMKAHRADDVLRIRALWPERKVRWGKGRQAAFESELDRIVRLAGVSAFTFEDGWLRDAL
- a CDS encoding 5-oxoprolinase subunit PxpA codes for the protein MQVDLNADMGESFGPWTMGDDAALLNTVTSANIACGAHAGDPDVMAATMGIALEKGVGIGSHPGFADIQGFGRRRIDMPLKSLQNSIRCQVGATLGMANALGATVRHIKLHGALGNMTSENEDMARGCYEAALSAHPDAIIMVLAATAQERAARSLGARFACEIFADRAYNDDATLVDRRKPGAIIHDAEIAGKRMVEMVKAQAIITDSGTRIETPIDTICCHGDTPEAVDIAASVRRTLEAEGIAVKAFEGRTG
- a CDS encoding carboxyltransferase domain-containing protein; translated protein: MNDVTAYTPKVRSVGLDGVLVTFGDSATDAANRAAIAFRDAVDAQGWTEVSESSSTLVSAFFRVDLSAYRFDSLAHRLEEVLNTKDWFDAGLPEGRTLWTIPAVFGSDRAPQFAEAADAAGLSEAEALRDMTSTRLRVLTLGFAPGQPYLGTLGEAWNIPRQKELTPNVPAGALVAAVRQICLFAKDTPTGWRHVGQSAFACFCPSGDTPFPLAPGDEVQFADVSAVELARIEATVTDGTGGATRDIIG
- a CDS encoding LacI family DNA-binding transcriptional regulator, with the protein product MTDRPARPLTLRDVSAASGVSEMTVSRVLRNRGDVSEATRKKVLEAAKALGYVPNQIAGSLASQHVNLVAVIVPSLSNMVFPEVLTGINQVLEDTPLQPVFGVTDYMRDKEERVLYEMLSWRPSGVIIAGLEHSDAAQAMLKNAGIPVVEIMDTDGTPVDNMVGISHRQAGLDMAKAILKQGYSRIGFMGTSMPRDHRARKRFEGLTEGLAKAGIEIEARDFYEGGSALAKGREMTKTMLDANPELDFLYYSNDMIGAGGLLYLLDEGIDVPGQIGLAGFNGVELLQGLPRQLATTDACRLEIGRAAAEIIRDRNADGADPDPRHITLKPTISYGDTLRRALRT
- a CDS encoding biotin-dependent carboxyltransferase family protein; this encodes MTALVVHQVGPGVAVQDLGREGFLAKGLTRGGAADRLAVHEGAALLKQSKDLAVLEMVGTGGSFAATEDVRIALSGAEMTAQIDGAAVAWNASHMVPAGATLVIGPTRVGTYGYLHVGGGFATEPMLGSRATHQSCGLGALVAAGEHLPIGDDQRRDVGLTLPRDTRFGGGTVRIVPSMQTADFPDETRARFEATTFRRDPRANRQGIRLDSDGAGFASPSALGIVSEVIVPGDIQITGDGTPFVLMAESQTTGGYPRIGTVLPCDLPRVAQAPAGASLQFQFVELEDGAAIEARARAAWAALPKAVTPLVRDPADMQDLLSYQLVGGVVSATDALLDEG